A single window of Vibrio alfacsensis DNA harbors:
- a CDS encoding bifunctional aspartate kinase/homoserine dehydrogenase II: MSVQRQLHKFGGSSLANSECYQRVASILKEYSAENDLVVVSAAGKTTNRLIEFLDGLEKDGRLAHEALHSLRQFQIELVETLLAGDVKSELLALLQDEFTTLAELVAPLTEPQKAAVLGHGEVWSSRLLAALLSQQDLAAIAQDARLFLRAESGIQPEVDRARSYPLIKEILAQHNHKRVIITGFMAQNCAGETVLLGRNGSDYSSTVIGALAGVSTVTIWSDVAGVYSADPRLVSDACLLPLLRLDEASELARLAAPVLHSRTLQPVAQSAMDLNLKCSYQPESGSTRIERVLASGRGAKIITSLDDVLLVQLSFFHGHDFSRAQKGVLQALKRAQLEPLAFEVQDDKQVLRLAYTAEIAAGALEYLQDLAVEAEIKLKEGYSLLAAVGAGVTKNAHHCFGFFQQLKHSPVEFFSETESGLSLVAVLRRVDVESIVPSIHNQLFQAQKRVAVALCGKGNIGSSWLSLFAAQKNELEKRHGMNFELVAVVDSQAYWFDDQGIDVERMLSHFDEESIGNDGRWLTELGALQNYDEAVVLDVTASKELAERYVQIAQQGIHLISANKVAGSASSEYYHQVQDAFAKIGRHWFYNATVGAGLPINHTVRDLRESGDEIVAVSGIFSGTLSWLFQQFDGSVPFSELVDLAWQQGLTEPDPRSDLDGSDVMRKLVILARESGLDIEPENVKVESLVPESLRELSLDTFFDQGDVLSEILQERLNKAQKNDQVLRYVARLERNGKATVGVEALSREHALANLLPCDNIFAIESKWYKDNPLVIRGPGAGRDVTAGAIQSDLNRLAGLF; this comes from the coding sequence ATGAGTGTACAACGTCAGCTGCATAAATTTGGTGGCAGCAGCTTAGCGAACTCCGAGTGTTACCAACGTGTGGCCAGTATTCTTAAAGAATATTCAGCAGAAAACGATCTCGTTGTGGTGTCTGCTGCGGGAAAAACGACGAATCGATTAATTGAGTTTTTGGATGGCTTAGAAAAAGATGGCCGCCTTGCTCATGAAGCTTTGCACAGCTTACGACAGTTTCAAATAGAATTGGTTGAGACCCTTCTGGCGGGGGATGTTAAGAGCGAATTGCTCGCCTTGTTACAGGATGAATTCACTACGCTGGCGGAATTGGTTGCCCCGTTAACAGAGCCGCAAAAGGCAGCAGTGTTAGGTCATGGTGAAGTGTGGTCTTCTCGCTTGCTGGCTGCATTGTTGTCGCAGCAGGATTTAGCCGCTATCGCACAAGATGCTCGGCTGTTTTTACGCGCAGAATCTGGGATACAGCCAGAGGTTGATCGCGCCCGTTCTTACCCGTTAATTAAAGAAATACTAGCGCAACATAATCATAAACGAGTGATTATTACAGGCTTTATGGCTCAAAACTGTGCGGGAGAAACGGTATTACTTGGCCGTAATGGCTCAGATTACTCTTCAACAGTCATCGGCGCGCTAGCTGGAGTGAGCACGGTCACTATCTGGAGTGATGTTGCTGGCGTTTATAGTGCGGATCCTCGACTAGTATCGGATGCTTGTTTATTGCCATTGCTACGTTTGGATGAAGCCAGTGAGCTTGCGCGTTTGGCTGCGCCAGTGCTTCATAGCAGAACACTTCAGCCCGTGGCTCAGAGTGCGATGGATTTGAACCTCAAATGTAGCTATCAGCCAGAATCGGGATCAACTCGTATTGAACGCGTATTAGCTTCGGGTCGTGGTGCTAAAATCATTACTTCTTTAGATGACGTGCTTTTAGTTCAACTGTCGTTCTTTCATGGGCATGATTTTTCACGTGCTCAAAAAGGTGTATTGCAGGCGTTAAAACGAGCGCAGTTAGAGCCTCTCGCATTTGAAGTGCAAGATGATAAGCAAGTTCTGCGTTTGGCTTATACCGCTGAAATCGCAGCTGGTGCGTTAGAGTATTTACAGGATCTGGCGGTTGAAGCGGAAATCAAACTAAAAGAGGGCTATTCGCTTCTTGCTGCAGTTGGTGCAGGTGTGACAAAAAATGCCCATCACTGCTTTGGTTTTTTCCAACAGTTAAAGCACTCTCCGGTGGAGTTTTTCTCTGAAACGGAATCGGGCTTGAGCTTGGTGGCGGTCTTGCGCCGAGTAGATGTGGAGAGCATAGTACCAAGCATTCACAATCAGTTGTTCCAAGCCCAAAAGCGTGTTGCTGTTGCGCTTTGCGGAAAAGGAAACATAGGTTCGAGTTGGTTATCGCTTTTTGCTGCTCAAAAAAATGAATTGGAAAAACGGCACGGAATGAATTTCGAATTGGTCGCGGTGGTTGATAGTCAGGCCTATTGGTTTGATGACCAAGGGATTGATGTAGAGAGAATGTTGTCTCATTTTGATGAAGAAAGCATTGGAAATGACGGCCGTTGGTTAACGGAATTGGGAGCCTTACAGAATTATGATGAAGCCGTTGTGCTTGATGTGACAGCAAGTAAAGAGCTTGCAGAGCGCTATGTACAAATTGCTCAGCAAGGCATCCATCTTATTTCTGCTAATAAGGTTGCGGGTTCTGCGAGCAGTGAATACTACCATCAAGTTCAAGATGCCTTTGCTAAGATTGGACGTCACTGGTTTTATAACGCAACGGTTGGAGCCGGATTACCAATCAATCATACCGTGCGTGATTTACGTGAAAGTGGGGATGAAATTGTCGCAGTATCGGGTATTTTTTCTGGCACTTTGTCATGGTTGTTCCAACAGTTTGATGGTTCAGTACCTTTTAGCGAGTTAGTCGATTTAGCATGGCAGCAAGGCCTTACAGAGCCAGATCCTCGTTCTGATTTAGATGGCTCGGATGTGATGCGCAAGCTAGTCATCTTAGCGCGAGAGTCAGGGCTGGACATTGAACCTGAAAATGTCAAGGTTGAGTCACTAGTCCCAGAATCGCTACGTGAATTGAGCTTAGATACTTTCTTTGACCAAGGAGACGTGCTGAGTGAGATTCTCCAAGAGCGTCTAAATAAGGCACAGAAGAATGACCAAGTACTTCGTTATGTTGCTCGTTTAGAGCGTAATGGAAAAGCGACGGTCGGTGTAGAAGCGCTGTCTCGTGAACATGCGTTGGCTAATCTGTTGCCCTGTGACAATATCTTCGCGATTGAAAGTAAATGGTATAAAGACAACCCTTTGGTGATTCGTGGTCCTGGTGCAGGACGAGATGTCACCGCTGGTGCAATTCAATCCGATCTCAATCGCTTAGCTGGGCTTTTCTAG
- the metF gene encoding methylenetetrahydrofolate reductase, with the protein MGYTHAGHIDALNQNIAELSDNINVSFEFFPPSSEKMEETLWNSVHRLKTLNPKFVSVTYGANSGERDRTHSIIKEIKAETGLVAAPHLTCIDATRDELINIADDYWNNGIKNIVALRGDIPPGGGAPDMYASDLVELLKARHDFDISVAAFPEVHPEAKSAQSDLLNLKRKVDAGANRAITQFFFDVESYLRFRDRCVAAGIDVEIVPGILPVSNFKQASRFAAQNNVKVPGWMSKQFEGLDDDPVTRQLVGASQAIDMVRVLSREGVKDFHFYTLNRAEMTYALCHTLGVRPQVAAGA; encoded by the coding sequence ATGGGATACACGCATGCAGGCCATATTGACGCCTTAAACCAAAATATCGCTGAACTATCAGACAATATCAACGTCTCATTTGAGTTTTTTCCACCAAGCAGCGAAAAGATGGAGGAGACCCTATGGAACTCAGTACACCGTCTAAAAACGCTTAACCCTAAGTTTGTTTCAGTCACCTACGGTGCAAACTCTGGTGAACGAGATAGAACGCACTCCATCATCAAAGAAATCAAAGCAGAAACTGGTTTAGTTGCTGCGCCACACTTAACTTGCATCGATGCAACTCGTGACGAACTGATCAACATTGCAGATGATTACTGGAATAACGGGATTAAAAATATCGTTGCTCTGCGTGGTGATATCCCACCAGGTGGCGGCGCACCAGATATGTACGCATCGGACTTGGTAGAATTGCTTAAAGCACGCCATGATTTTGATATCTCTGTGGCGGCGTTCCCAGAAGTACATCCAGAAGCGAAGAGTGCGCAATCAGATTTGCTTAACCTAAAGCGTAAAGTAGATGCTGGAGCCAATCGTGCGATCACTCAGTTTTTCTTTGATGTCGAGTCTTACCTGCGTTTCCGCGACCGCTGTGTGGCGGCTGGTATCGATGTGGAAATCGTCCCAGGTATTTTGCCAGTATCGAATTTTAAACAAGCATCACGCTTTGCCGCACAGAACAACGTGAAAGTACCAGGCTGGATGAGTAAGCAATTCGAGGGATTGGATGATGATCCGGTGACACGTCAGTTGGTTGGTGCTAGTCAGGCGATTGATATGGTGCGTGTACTCAGTCGTGAGGGTGTGAAAGACTTCCACTTCTATACGCTTAACCGCGCAGAGATGACTTACGCACTTTGCCATACGTTAGGTGTGCGCCCACAAGTGGCGGCAGGTGCGTAA